The sequence TGGTTCTGGTCGAGCACGCTCTGACCGGCGACTCCCACGTGACCGGCCCCATGTCCGACGAACATCCTTCACCCGGCTGGTGGAGCGGGATGGTGGGTCCGGGTGCACCGATCGACACCGACGAATGGTGCGTCGTCGCCACCAACGTGCTCGGCGGTTGCCGGGGCACGACAGGGCCAGGTTCGATCGCCGAAGACGGCCGTCCGTGGGGCAGCCGCTTTCCCGAGATCTCCATCCGCGACCAGATTGCGGCCGAGAAGAAACTCACGGACCTTCTCGGCATCGGGAAGCTGGCGTCGGTCATCGGCGGGTCGATGGGCGGAATGCGCGCCCTCGAATGGGCCGTCACCTACCCCGACCGGATCGCGTCCGCACTCGTCCTGGCCGTCGGTGCCCGCGCGACCGCGGACCAGATCGGTACCCAGACCACGCAGATCGAAGCGATCATCAGCGACCCCGACTGGCAGGGCGGCGACTATCACGGCACCGGGCGGATTCCCCGTACCGGGCTCGGCATCGCCCGCAGGATCGCCCATCTCACCTACCGCAGCGAGAGCGAGCTCGATTCACGGTTCGCAAACTCCCCGCAGGTGGGCGAGGACCCGTGGCGTGGCGGCCGGTATTCCGTCGAGAGCTATCTGCAGCACCAGGCGGACAAGCTGGTCGGCAGGTTCGATCCGAGCACCTATGTGCTTCTCAGCGAGGCGATGAACCGGCACGACGTCGGCCGCGGCCGCGGTGGGGTCGCCGCTGCGCTCGCCACCGTGACTGCACCGGTGATCGTGGGCGGCGTCGACTCGGATCGGCTCTATCCGATCCGCCTGCAGGAGGACCTCGCCAACGAGATCCCCACCTGCGACGGCCTCCGGGTACTCAACTCCCGGGACGGCCACGACGGGTTCCTCACCGAGGCCGATGCCGTGGCCAAGTTGCTTGCCGAGACGATGGAATTGGCCCGCACAGGGCGCTGACGTTCCGCCTGCTCGGGACCGTCAGTCGGTCCCGAGCGGGTCGATCGACACGGCGAGCCAGACGATGGCTCCCCCGACAGCCACCAGCGCGCCGACGTCGAACGACTTGCTGCGGACAGCGAGAAGGCCCACGCGCTCCGAGGGCATCGTCAAGCGGAAGATCGCGGCCAGCAGGGTCGCGGCACCGAAGACGAACGCTCCCCGTCGCCACCGTTCGGCCAGAACGAAGACGACGGCCACCGCGATGACGAGGAGAACGGCGAGCATCGGCAGA comes from Rhodococcus oxybenzonivorans and encodes:
- the metX gene encoding homoserine O-acetyltransferase MetX — protein: MSALQQLPVSDGRLGYIDIGSLELESGAVLPSVTLAVQRWGELSPTRDNVVLVEHALTGDSHVTGPMSDEHPSPGWWSGMVGPGAPIDTDEWCVVATNVLGGCRGTTGPGSIAEDGRPWGSRFPEISIRDQIAAEKKLTDLLGIGKLASVIGGSMGGMRALEWAVTYPDRIASALVLAVGARATADQIGTQTTQIEAIISDPDWQGGDYHGTGRIPRTGLGIARRIAHLTYRSESELDSRFANSPQVGEDPWRGGRYSVESYLQHQADKLVGRFDPSTYVLLSEAMNRHDVGRGRGGVAAALATVTAPVIVGGVDSDRLYPIRLQEDLANEIPTCDGLRVLNSRDGHDGFLTEADAVAKLLAETMELARTGR
- a CDS encoding DUF3017 domain-containing protein, with amino-acid sequence MADWGQFAKKNLPMLAVLLVIAVAVVFVLAERWRRGAFVFGAATLLAAIFRLTMPSERVGLLAVRSKSFDVGALVAVGGAIVWLAVSIDPLGTD